The following are from one region of the Mannheimia granulomatis genome:
- a CDS encoding antiterminator Q family protein: protein MLIDIKGILRFWGYSANGRLGTEFPCVAAGMAQAVPTSNHRILRLTDDSIFEIDRCVKQLKQQEPQQYEVLIGRYAARVSDSQIEQVLGISHTTFKRELAQAEMYVLGVVVGLKLALVV from the coding sequence ATGTTAATTGATATTAAAGGTATTTTACGTTTTTGGGGTTATTCAGCCAACGGCAGACTCGGCACCGAATTTCCATGCGTGGCGGCAGGTATGGCACAAGCTGTACCAACAAGCAATCACAGGATATTACGTTTGACCGATGATTCGATTTTTGAAATTGACCGCTGTGTTAAACAACTCAAACAGCAAGAACCTCAACAATATGAGGTGCTAATTGGTCGATATGCGGCAAGGGTGTCTGATAGCCAAATCGAACAAGTTTTGGGAATTAGCCATACAACATTCAAACGAGAGCTAGCCCAAGCGGAAATGTATGTTTTAGGTGTAGTGGTTGGGTTAAAATTAGCATTGGTGGTTTAA
- a CDS encoding DUF7689 domain-containing protein — protein sequence MNECKNIPTYSKPLDKGESILYKSFFPNLNLATTKETSIATQCYNCVAWTLGVTDDWLWPLYHPYLTDKDTTLADFDRFYQEAGFTRVSHINEAHIIAWGNTLPNGKLYMTHACIAYPQSKQWESKLGAYIRIAHDLDGLKGESYGQPVAYYKKSAGEAVQQNRPKLQRQQPTITHSDLIKLSKALSLLSKNVIHDFDTLYENWIQFWQDSADKNSLLSSNPVSRKQSTTYKELIQFGQTNNILPLLILRLYVGDYWALLAYDELQSTESLKVFHGTECHVLEGQHGRTRRTVKKYIDSLT from the coding sequence ATGAACGAGTGCAAAAATATTCCCACATATTCAAAGCCTTTAGATAAAGGTGAAAGTATCCTTTATAAATCATTCTTTCCAAATTTAAATCTGGCTACCACTAAGGAAACCAGTATTGCTACCCAATGCTATAACTGTGTAGCTTGGACTTTAGGTGTTACTGATGATTGGCTATGGCCTTTATATCATCCATATCTTACAGATAAAGATACAACCTTAGCGGACTTTGATAGATTTTATCAAGAGGCCGGGTTTACAAGAGTATCTCATATAAATGAGGCTCATATTATTGCTTGGGGAAATACATTACCAAATGGCAAGTTATATATGACGCATGCTTGTATTGCTTATCCTCAATCAAAACAATGGGAATCGAAATTAGGTGCTTATATTCGCATAGCTCATGATTTAGACGGCTTAAAAGGCGAATCTTATGGACAACCTGTAGCATATTATAAAAAATCAGCCGGTGAAGCAGTACAGCAAAACCGCCCGAAACTACAAAGACAACAGCCTACCATTACTCATTCAGACCTGATAAAACTTAGTAAAGCACTGTCTTTATTATCTAAGAATGTAATTCATGATTTTGATACATTGTATGAGAATTGGATTCAGTTTTGGCAGGATTCAGCAGATAAAAACTCACTGCTTAGCTCTAATCCTGTTTCACGGAAACAATCAACCACATACAAAGAGCTTATTCAGTTTGGGCAAACAAATAACATTTTGCCATTGCTTATTCTTAGACTTTATGTCGGTGATTATTGGGCTTTATTAGCTTATGATGAGCTTCAATCAACAGAAAGCCTTAAAGTCTTCCATGGTACAGAATGCCATGTTTTGGAAGGACAACATGGTAGAACACGCCGAACAGTCAAGAAATACATAGATTCATTGACATAA
- a CDS encoding phage holin, lambda family: protein MPDKDPSVWLIIGAYIQQNYNAITGFVMAFFMSMLRAWFLQQKSTYRQRLLDGAICGALTLSCMSLLTHFGVGESLSTFTGGMIGFVGAEKIREFLFALIRKKIEVNDINIGKRGDE, encoded by the coding sequence ATGCCAGATAAAGATCCGAGTGTATGGCTAATTATTGGAGCCTACATTCAGCAAAACTACAATGCTATCACAGGATTTGTGATGGCATTTTTTATGTCCATGCTGCGAGCTTGGTTTCTTCAACAAAAAAGCACCTACCGACAGCGTCTGCTTGATGGCGCAATTTGCGGAGCGTTAACTCTATCCTGTATGTCGTTATTAACGCATTTTGGAGTAGGTGAGAGTTTGTCCACGTTTACCGGTGGTATGATTGGTTTCGTTGGTGCGGAGAAGATTCGTGAATTTTTGTTTGCCCTTATCCGTAAGAAGATTGAAGTTAATGACATCAATATTGGAAAGCGTGGAGATGAGTAA
- a CDS encoding phage portal protein, with protein MIFDKLFTTRSLENPAVPLSAENAYEELFGSQPTKTVSPDLAMKLLAVYACVYVLSSSIAQLPLHVKRKSGSKVETEREHPTYYLLHDSPNFWQTSYKLREYAQSAVLLYGNAYIHIVRNKNGTVQSLESFEPWKVQLLKNGGRHVYGYYDDNKTLSISPDDMIHIKSLGPSIKTGKSVIQTHAETIGLGLDARKFASSFFGGNARPAGILSVKTPINSSSWTNFKAMWQEAQNKLRSEENKTIFLPAELDYKALTVSPVDTELLSMMKLNRSEIAGIFNVPAHMINDLEKATFSNISEQTIQFIRYSIMPWVVNWEQELNRKIFTDAERKAGYFVKFNLAGIMRGTAAERATFYHNAITDGWMSRNEARQLEDMNPVEGLDEMLVSVNAAQQSQQNKQQEDSNE; from the coding sequence GTGATTTTTGACAAACTTTTTACCACTCGCTCACTAGAAAACCCAGCTGTTCCATTAAGTGCAGAAAATGCTTATGAAGAATTATTTGGCTCACAGCCAACAAAAACCGTTAGCCCCGATCTCGCAATGAAATTGTTGGCGGTTTATGCTTGTGTCTATGTGCTATCTAGTTCCATTGCACAACTACCTCTACACGTTAAGCGTAAAAGTGGCAGCAAGGTAGAAACGGAGCGAGAACACCCCACATATTATTTGCTCCACGACAGCCCTAATTTTTGGCAAACCTCATATAAATTGCGTGAATATGCCCAAAGTGCGGTGCTACTGTATGGCAATGCATACATTCACATCGTACGGAATAAAAATGGGACAGTGCAGTCTCTCGAATCGTTTGAGCCATGGAAAGTTCAGCTACTGAAAAATGGAGGTCGCCACGTTTACGGCTATTACGATGATAACAAAACATTGAGCATTTCGCCCGATGATATGATTCACATTAAATCACTTGGGCCGTCAATCAAAACAGGCAAATCCGTCATTCAAACGCACGCCGAAACTATTGGCTTAGGCTTAGATGCACGCAAATTTGCTAGTAGTTTTTTTGGCGGTAATGCACGCCCCGCAGGGATTTTATCGGTAAAAACACCTATCAATAGCAGTTCTTGGACGAATTTCAAAGCGATGTGGCAAGAGGCACAAAATAAGCTGCGAAGTGAAGAAAATAAAACTATTTTTCTTCCTGCTGAACTTGATTATAAAGCCTTAACAGTTTCCCCTGTTGATACCGAACTACTCTCAATGATGAAACTCAACCGCTCAGAAATTGCCGGTATTTTCAATGTACCGGCTCACATGATAAATGATTTAGAAAAGGCGACTTTCTCTAATATTTCCGAGCAAACTATTCAGTTTATCCGCTATAGCATAATGCCGTGGGTTGTAAATTGGGAGCAAGAACTTAATCGTAAAATATTTACTGATGCAGAACGTAAAGCAGGCTACTTCGTCAAATTTAATCTCGCCGGTATTATGCGAGGCACGGCAGCTGAACGAGCGACTTTCTACCACAATGCTATCACCGATGGCTGGATGTCACGCAACGAAGCACGCCAACTGGAAGATATGAACCCGGTTGAGGGATTAGATGAAATGCTTGTCAGCGTGAATGCCGCCCAACAATCTCAACAAAACAAACAACAGGAGGACAGCAATGAGTGA
- a CDS encoding phage major capsid protein has product MAKLHELQEKRRNIAVQMRQLNDEIGDNTWTDEQRTKWDSMKHELGGVEAQIEREESLRSTDALFVEEKREEQAKDPVLDTEAKRSQAFDSFLRRGLGELTQEEKQVMAELRAQAAGTDNKGGYTVPKEMQARIVEKMKAYGGIASVAQILNTADGHPIMWATADGTAEEGELIGENAAATEQDVEVGSAELGAKKLSSKIIRVSNELLQDSGVDIEEFLASRIAQRIGRAEAKYLIQGTGLGTPAQPKGLQAAVTGITQAAAATAVAWTDLNALIHSVDPAYRNVGTTRLAFNDNTLKALKEMVDGQKRPLWLPDIAGVAPATILGQQYVIDQGIADIAAGAKFAYFGDFSRFIIRRVSGMTLRRLVERYAEFDQVGFLAFHRFDCVLEDTAAIKSLAGKG; this is encoded by the coding sequence ATGGCTAAATTACACGAGCTACAAGAAAAACGCCGCAATATTGCGGTTCAAATGCGTCAATTAAATGATGAAATTGGCGATAACACTTGGACGGACGAACAACGCACCAAGTGGGACTCAATGAAACACGAACTGGGTGGCGTAGAGGCACAAATTGAGCGTGAAGAATCACTACGTTCTACCGATGCACTCTTTGTGGAAGAAAAACGTGAAGAGCAAGCGAAAGATCCGGTATTAGATACGGAAGCAAAACGCTCACAAGCATTTGATTCATTCCTACGCCGTGGCTTGGGTGAGTTAACCCAAGAAGAAAAACAGGTAATGGCTGAACTTCGAGCTCAAGCTGCCGGCACAGATAACAAGGGCGGCTATACAGTGCCAAAAGAAATGCAAGCTCGTATTGTGGAAAAAATGAAAGCCTATGGCGGTATTGCAAGCGTAGCTCAAATTCTTAATACGGCAGATGGTCATCCGATTATGTGGGCAACCGCAGACGGCACAGCAGAAGAAGGTGAATTAATCGGGGAAAACGCAGCTGCAACCGAGCAAGATGTAGAAGTTGGTTCTGCTGAATTGGGTGCTAAAAAACTTTCTTCAAAAATTATCCGTGTATCGAATGAATTACTACAAGATTCCGGTGTGGATATTGAAGAATTTTTAGCAAGCCGTATCGCTCAGCGTATCGGTCGTGCAGAAGCAAAATATCTAATCCAAGGCACAGGTTTAGGCACACCTGCACAACCGAAAGGCTTACAAGCTGCGGTTACTGGTATTACACAAGCTGCGGCGGCTACTGCTGTAGCGTGGACAGATTTAAATGCTTTAATTCACTCGGTTGATCCGGCATACCGAAACGTAGGCACGACTCGCCTTGCGTTTAACGACAATACCTTGAAAGCATTAAAAGAAATGGTGGACGGTCAAAAACGCCCATTATGGTTGCCTGATATTGCAGGTGTTGCACCGGCAACTATTTTAGGTCAGCAATATGTTATCGACCAAGGCATCGCAGACATTGCTGCCGGTGCGAAATTTGCTTACTTCGGTGATTTCAGTCGTTTTATTATCCGCCGAGTGTCGGGTATGACATTACGCCGTTTAGTGGAACGCTACGCAGAGTTTGATCAGGTCGGTTTCTTGGCATTCCACCGTTTCGACTGTGTGCTTGAAGATACCGCTGCAATCAAATCATTAGCCGGTAAAGGCTAA
- a CDS encoding DUF2513 domain-containing protein, translated as MKRNWDLIRKILIKLEEKADSTSWLQSDEIKGFDARTVAYHYALLTEAGLIKSIDISGMEEEDYAALSLTWQGHEFLDKIRNDSVWNKIKSTLQHKSLDLSFETIKTIASTIITGMLS; from the coding sequence ATGAAACGTAACTGGGATTTAATCCGCAAAATTCTTATTAAGTTAGAAGAAAAAGCTGACAGTACCAGTTGGCTACAATCTGATGAAATCAAAGGGTTTGATGCACGTACAGTGGCTTATCACTATGCCTTATTAACTGAAGCAGGATTAATTAAAAGTATTGATATATCAGGTATGGAAGAAGAGGACTATGCTGCACTTTCTCTGACTTGGCAGGGACATGAATTTTTAGATAAGATTCGCAATGACAGTGTGTGGAATAAAATTAAATCAACTTTACAGCATAAAAGCCTTGATTTGAGTTTTGAAACGATTAAAACGATAGCCTCAACCATTATTACAGGAATGTTGAGTTAG
- a CDS encoding type I restriction endonuclease: MSQNIFKEKVLSHIQHVIKVGSHCTTEETTKQALILPLLDILGFNPYDPTKVRAEYGADFPGVKNGERVDYALFCHNVPVMFIEAKSYNENLTNHSPQLSRYFNATPEVTVAAVTNGREWRFFTDLKDKNIMDESPFLRINFENVDDSKINQLSQFCHDRFQPEALRTLAEESVYLSAFTKTISESLKDVDHEFVRYVAGRSNVGRQLNQRFIEAITPIVKQAVEKAVSAMVVSGLSRKIQEPEPQESVNVDIDEKAPIVDETNSKIITTYTERLLFDYVVLILGENAELVAKDTESYFSVLYQGKSNRWVLRYFDNKQQPCINVPLELLDIHQAEIQRAGLEVNGNNIIINRPENILRISGLIRDCLEYCQNDENFSRKK; encoded by the coding sequence ATGAGTCAAAATATATTCAAAGAAAAAGTACTATCTCATATCCAGCATGTTATTAAGGTTGGTTCACATTGCACAACTGAAGAAACAACTAAACAAGCGTTAATTCTACCTTTATTAGATATTTTAGGCTTTAATCCATATGATCCAACTAAAGTACGAGCTGAGTATGGAGCTGACTTTCCAGGTGTTAAGAATGGTGAAAGAGTCGATTATGCTTTATTTTGCCATAATGTGCCGGTTATGTTTATTGAAGCAAAATCATATAATGAAAATTTAACAAATCATTCTCCACAGCTATCTAGATATTTTAATGCGACACCTGAGGTTACTGTCGCAGCAGTTACTAATGGACGAGAATGGCGTTTCTTTACTGATTTAAAAGATAAAAATATTATGGATGAATCTCCATTTTTACGTATTAATTTTGAAAACGTAGATGACTCTAAAATTAATCAATTAAGTCAATTTTGTCATGACCGTTTCCAGCCTGAGGCATTACGAACTTTAGCCGAAGAAAGCGTGTACCTATCTGCCTTTACTAAAACAATTAGTGAGAGTTTAAAAGATGTTGATCACGAATTTGTAAGGTATGTTGCAGGTCGTTCAAATGTAGGTAGACAATTAAATCAACGTTTTATAGAAGCAATAACACCTATTGTTAAACAGGCTGTAGAAAAAGCGGTTAGCGCTATGGTTGTTTCGGGATTATCTCGTAAAATACAAGAGCCTGAACCACAAGAAAGTGTGAATGTAGATATTGACGAAAAAGCTCCAATTGTTGATGAAACAAATAGCAAAATTATCACTACATATACGGAACGATTGCTGTTTGATTATGTTGTATTAATTCTTGGCGAGAATGCGGAATTAGTCGCAAAAGATACTGAAAGTTATTTTAGTGTTTTATATCAAGGGAAATCAAATAGATGGGTTCTAAGATATTTTGATAATAAACAGCAACCTTGTATCAATGTGCCATTAGAACTACTTGATATCCATCAAGCAGAAATCCAACGAGCTGGTTTGGAAGTCAATGGTAACAACATTATAATTAACAGACCTGAAAATATTCTAAGAATCAGTGGCTTAATTCGAGATTGTTTAGAATATTGCCAAAATGATGAAAATTTCTCAAGAAAGAAATAA
- a CDS encoding RusA family crossover junction endodeoxyribonuclease — MVELILPYPPSVNNYWQRVGRNKMAVSPRGKSYQWATFLAVQNKPKFGGQVEIECDVYFPDNRDRDLDNLGKCILDSLVYSKIIVDDSRKYVKKLTFEDKGNQKDGAVIVRIKERLDVN, encoded by the coding sequence ATGGTTGAATTAATACTGCCCTATCCGCCAAGCGTAAATAACTATTGGCAACGTGTCGGCAGAAACAAAATGGCGGTTAGCCCTCGTGGTAAAAGTTATCAATGGGCGACTTTCCTAGCTGTCCAAAATAAACCGAAATTTGGCGGACAAGTTGAAATAGAGTGCGATGTTTACTTCCCCGATAACCGAGATCGGGATTTGGATAACTTAGGCAAATGTATTTTAGATTCGTTGGTATATAGCAAAATCATTGTTGATGACTCCCGAAAATATGTGAAAAAGCTCACATTTGAGGACAAAGGTAATCAAAAAGACGGTGCGGTAATTGTAAGGATTAAGGAGCGATTAGATGTTAATTGA
- a CDS encoding HK97 family phage prohead protease codes for MSDIEKRSYAGEVRAENRENEPTHIIGYGSVFNSKSEVMWGFREIIMPGAFDDVLEDDVRGLFNHDPNFILGRSKAGTLSLSVDETGLKYDIIAPDTPTIRDLVIAPLKRGDITQSSFAFKIARNGDDWYENEDGVIIREIHKISRLYDVSPVTYPAYQEASSTARSLEAWKEARDTGAIAKAVSQKAARERFLSLISA; via the coding sequence ATGAGTGATATTGAAAAACGCTCCTACGCTGGCGAAGTACGAGCCGAAAACCGAGAAAACGAGCCAACGCACATTATCGGCTACGGCTCAGTATTCAACTCAAAATCAGAAGTAATGTGGGGTTTCCGTGAAATCATTATGCCAGGGGCCTTTGATGATGTTCTAGAAGACGATGTCCGGGGTTTATTCAATCACGATCCAAACTTCATTCTTGGTCGAAGCAAAGCTGGCACACTAAGCCTTTCTGTCGATGAAACAGGCTTAAAATATGACATCATCGCCCCCGACACCCCTACCATTCGTGATTTAGTTATCGCACCGCTAAAACGAGGCGACATTACTCAATCGTCCTTTGCGTTCAAGATCGCACGCAATGGTGATGATTGGTACGAAAATGAAGATGGCGTGATTATCCGTGAAATCCACAAAATTTCACGCTTATATGATGTCAGCCCTGTAACTTACCCAGCTTACCAAGAAGCCAGCTCAACCGCACGTTCTCTTGAAGCTTGGAAAGAAGCAAGAGACACAGGAGCTATCGCAAAAGCCGTTTCACAAAAAGCTGCACGAGAACGCTTTTTAAGCCTAATCAGTGCTTAA
- a CDS encoding HNH endonuclease, whose translation MTIDSSGYCDTHKACGWQRHQKGKTSSQRGYGSQWRKIRLIALERDKYLCQACLKRGLYVTASTVDHITPKAHGGNDDLLNLQSLCYSCHKVKTAKERLA comes from the coding sequence GTGACAATCGATTCAAGCGGTTATTGCGATACGCATAAGGCTTGCGGTTGGCAACGACATCAGAAAGGTAAAACATCATCACAACGTGGTTATGGTTCGCAATGGCGAAAGATCAGATTGATTGCATTAGAGCGTGATAAGTATCTATGCCAAGCGTGCCTAAAGCGTGGTTTATATGTTACCGCCTCAACGGTGGACCATATCACACCAAAGGCACACGGTGGCAATGATGATTTGCTGAATTTACAAAGTTTGTGTTATTCATGCCACAAAGTAAAAACAGCAAAAGAGCGATTAGCATAG
- a CDS encoding terminase large subunit has protein sequence MTDNIKKATKYAKDVVAGKIPACRFIVKTCQQFLDDLEQQQAVKFPYFFDEVKAEKACKFIQYLPHTKGEWALKRQNITLEPWQLFIIANAFGWLRKSNNLRRYREIYVEVPRKNGKSAISAGVGLYMFCMDNEFGAEVYSGATTEKQAWEVFRPARLMCKKTDLLCSTFGIEVNASNLNRPSDGSRFEPLIGSPGDGASPSCAIVDEYHEHKNDELYTTMLTGMGARKQPLMFIITTAGYNIEGPCYDKRREVIEKLNGAIPNDELFGIIYTIDEDDDWTDESVLRKANPNFDVSVYGDYLISQQNKAINNARLTNTFKTKHLNVWVSAKESFFNMVSWENCKDDTLTLDDFQGDDVYLGLDMARKLDMNSLVKVFFRIIDGKRHYYCIAPEFFVPEDTVYNTDTALKRVVDKYQKWVNSGHLTATDGAEVDYREIEEVIKETNHQHRVSCVAIDPHGVIAISHNLADEGLNPITITQNYTNLSDPMKELEAAIESGRFHHDGNPIMTWCIGNVVGKTVPGNDDVVRPIKEIPENKIDGAVALMMAIGRIMLNVDDNFFPNEVLEL, from the coding sequence ATGACGGACAATATCAAAAAAGCGACAAAATACGCCAAAGATGTTGTCGCAGGTAAAATCCCCGCTTGTCGATTTATCGTGAAAACATGCCAACAATTTTTAGATGATTTAGAGCAACAACAAGCGGTTAAATTCCCTTACTTTTTTGATGAAGTGAAAGCGGAAAAAGCCTGTAAGTTCATTCAATACCTGCCACATACTAAAGGGGAATGGGCGTTAAAACGACAAAATATTACATTAGAGCCGTGGCAACTGTTCATCATTGCCAATGCTTTCGGCTGGCTACGCAAATCTAACAACCTTCGTCGCTATCGTGAAATTTATGTCGAAGTGCCGCGTAAAAATGGTAAATCGGCAATTTCTGCCGGTGTAGGCTTGTATATGTTCTGTATGGACAATGAATTTGGTGCTGAAGTCTATTCAGGTGCAACCACCGAAAAGCAAGCGTGGGAAGTATTCCGCCCTGCTCGCTTAATGTGTAAGAAAACCGATCTGCTCTGCTCTACTTTTGGCATTGAAGTAAATGCATCAAATCTTAACCGTCCAAGTGATGGTTCCCGATTTGAACCGCTGATCGGCTCACCGGGTGATGGTGCATCACCAAGTTGTGCCATCGTGGACGAATACCACGAACACAAAAATGATGAACTTTACACCACAATGCTCACCGGTATGGGAGCAAGAAAACAGCCGCTGATGTTTATTATCACTACCGCTGGCTACAACATCGAAGGACCGTGCTACGACAAACGCCGAGAAGTAATTGAAAAACTCAACGGAGCAATCCCAAATGACGAACTATTCGGCATTATCTACACCATTGATGAAGATGATGATTGGACAGACGAAAGTGTACTTCGCAAAGCTAATCCTAACTTTGACGTATCGGTTTACGGTGATTATTTAATTAGCCAACAAAACAAAGCGATCAACAACGCACGGCTTACCAACACTTTTAAAACTAAACATTTGAACGTGTGGGTATCGGCGAAAGAGAGCTTTTTCAATATGGTAAGCTGGGAAAACTGCAAAGATGATACGCTCACCCTTGACGATTTCCAAGGTGATGACGTTTATCTCGGGCTTGATATGGCTCGCAAGTTAGATATGAACTCACTAGTTAAAGTGTTCTTTCGCATTATTGACGGCAAGCGGCACTATTATTGTATTGCCCCTGAATTTTTTGTGCCAGAAGACACAGTTTACAACACCGATACTGCCTTAAAGCGTGTGGTGGATAAATACCAAAAATGGGTAAATAGCGGACATCTCACCGCAACGGACGGTGCGGAAGTAGATTATCGAGAAATCGAAGAAGTCATCAAAGAAACCAACCACCAACACCGAGTGTCGTGTGTTGCGATTGACCCACACGGAGTGATTGCAATCAGCCACAACTTGGCGGACGAAGGCTTAAACCCGATAACTATTACCCAAAACTACACTAACCTCTCCGACCCGATGAAAGAACTGGAAGCAGCCATTGAAAGCGGACGTTTCCATCACGACGGCAACCCGATTATGACGTGGTGTATTGGGAACGTTGTCGGTAAAACTGTGCCGGGTAATGATGATGTGGTTCGCCCGATTAAAGAAATCCCCGAAAACAAAATCGACGGAGCTGTCGCCCTAATGATGGCAATCGGTCGCATTATGCTGAACGTGGATGATAACTTTTTCCCTAATGAGGTATTAGAATTATGA
- a CDS encoding BRO family protein, translating to MTTQTSTQSQLSTFNFENSAIRVIAINGESWFIAKDVCDAIGIDNNRKALLALDDDEKGVTLSNTLGGQQEMNIISESGMYTLILRCREAVKKGSVPHRFRKWVTSEVLPQIRKTGQYSTQTQLTLPDDQLPLSLRKKKYAKELTEEQWLRFASMWFALYNNLELLRKIHKPLEMLGSRHGIEAYTHVTEYQTTLGAMKRLLEPLLEEFDVDPKEEAHYHLALQTLRTYKPKRLRWNSPNLIRKKLMKSDRL from the coding sequence ATGACAACTCAAACTTCTACTCAATCTCAACTTTCTACATTCAACTTTGAAAATTCAGCAATCCGTGTAATCGCAATCAATGGCGAGTCTTGGTTTATCGCAAAAGACGTATGTGATGCTATCGGCATTGATAATAATCGTAAAGCGTTACTAGCATTAGACGATGACGAAAAGGGTGTAACTTTAAGTAACACCCTTGGCGGACAGCAGGAAATGAACATCATCAGCGAAAGCGGAATGTATACCTTAATCCTACGCTGCCGTGAAGCTGTGAAAAAAGGCTCAGTACCACACCGTTTCAGAAAATGGGTAACTTCAGAAGTTTTACCCCAAATTCGCAAAACCGGGCAATACAGCACACAAACACAATTAACCTTGCCTGATGACCAACTACCACTCTCATTGCGTAAGAAAAAATACGCAAAAGAGCTCACGGAAGAGCAATGGCTAAGATTCGCGTCAATGTGGTTCGCACTTTACAACAATTTAGAATTGTTGAGAAAAATTCATAAACCGCTTGAAATGCTTGGTTCACGCCACGGCATAGAAGCCTATACCCACGTAACAGAATACCAGACCACTCTTGGAGCGATGAAAAGGCTTCTTGAACCACTCTTAGAAGAATTTGATGTCGATCCGAAAGAAGAGGCTCACTACCATTTAGCCCTGCAAACCTTACGAACCTATAAACCTAAAAGGCTTAGGTGGAATAGTCCGAATTTAATTCGCAAAAAATTAATGAAATCTGACCGCTTGTGA
- a CDS encoding phage terminase small subunit P27 family, which yields MTGKSTTPGRGRKPTPTKVKERRGNPGKRKLNQNEPEFSPFNEHSPPPAQLNEDGQRMWAFLLKELLPQGVLFQTDLEVVANYCIAYQNRNSACKDIDKYGTFVENSNGGLSKNPAFTVLNEALKQMTTFGSLLGLDPSSRQRLTGKADEQNINPFAELLQ from the coding sequence ATGACAGGAAAATCCACAACGCCGGGGCGAGGAAGAAAACCCACCCCGACGAAAGTGAAAGAACGTCGAGGCAACCCCGGGAAACGAAAACTAAATCAAAACGAGCCTGAATTCAGTCCGTTTAATGAACACAGCCCACCACCTGCCCAACTTAATGAAGACGGACAGCGAATGTGGGCTTTTCTTTTGAAAGAATTATTACCTCAGGGTGTTCTGTTTCAAACAGATCTTGAGGTCGTTGCTAACTATTGCATCGCTTATCAAAACCGAAATTCAGCCTGTAAAGATATAGACAAATACGGCACATTTGTTGAAAACAGCAACGGTGGACTATCCAAAAATCCTGCATTTACCGTACTGAATGAGGCGTTAAAACAGATGACAACATTTGGATCATTGCTAGGACTTGACCCAAGCAGCCGCCAACGGCTAACCGGCAAAGCAGACGAGCAAAACATCAACCCATTTGCGGAGTTATTACAATGA
- a CDS encoding DUF2570 family protein: MSIGNSLNKFFLLCAIGIVVIVFGLCSWIFYQSQTIDELNAEVKAKDSLIAEQQVVNQELITQLEAEKQAVEYQQKITNELKAQMETERENVKTILIKEPCGGVAMPNAVIDSIKRLHTKGGNKN; this comes from the coding sequence ATGAGCATTGGCAACAGTTTAAATAAATTTTTCTTGCTGTGTGCGATAGGTATTGTAGTTATTGTTTTTGGATTATGTAGTTGGATTTTCTATCAGTCGCAAACAATTGATGAGTTGAATGCAGAAGTTAAAGCAAAGGATTCATTGATTGCAGAACAGCAAGTTGTAAACCAAGAGTTGATAACTCAACTGGAAGCGGAAAAGCAAGCGGTTGAATATCAGCAAAAGATTACCAACGAACTAAAAGCACAGATGGAAACGGAGCGTGAGAATGTTAAAACAATTCTTATCAAAGAGCCGTGTGGCGGTGTTGCTATGCCTAATGCTGTTATCGACAGTATTAAGCGGCTGCACACAAAAGGTGGTAACAAAAACTAA